The Rhopalosiphum maidis isolate BTI-1 chromosome 1, ASM367621v3, whole genome shotgun sequence genome has a segment encoding these proteins:
- the LOC113547906 gene encoding putative uncharacterized protein DDB_G0282133 isoform X5, with translation MESSIPNSSSSSFKCVTLNYEMDSSNEDIDQQILREAGEQTISAEWSATVSALSSSDTTSSNTYINIETLKECCANPSDTLKDKEDFMVFESSSTAINTSKFNANDTKCHSECKTTAFQKKHKPISQNFSRVFENVLNDDSQMEITQNSICLNRFQKRKRLIPPNDEDFIEINNSNYSGFDNVEISMMKSPKFCFSKKKKDHIDIPDYNLSATESVSIADDTYISKIKENITNSPLVVDDSSINIMDESKAEVLTQKFSRKTINVPDTAFDNIINDSSMTSDIALNNKRTSLNEISVSNVNNTPLFSKTSLSNLNHTYDVSINTNYTTVENSISGDVNIPRVKQNIVFKKPSNSSVFVNDNSNNMDVSNMEVFAHKFNRKTIDITNSAFDNIINDSSMTSDIALNNKKTSLNEISMSNVNNTPMFSKTSLLNLNHTYDVHINTDSTTFKDSISDDADIPRVKQNIVFKKPSNTSILLNDSSNSIDVSNTEVFTHKFNRKTIDVADSVFDNIINDSSIITDNTLNNKDTSSNETLVCNVHDTPGFSKIDISNLNHTYDIPTNINTSKIDIYITGNNNITKEKQNAELKKSSKPSFVVNNCSNSVMDISNTEVFTHKFSRKIIDVTNSVFDNIINDSSIISDVTLNNKKVSLIQTSVSNVNNTPVFNTMDISNLNHTYDIPIINNTTLLDNVVENDKSMSETPISLKYNTPKSLNLLPLKFNFSNKIGRHSLSYQEKCTSFDGVKKHNISLNTDFIEYTGNKSNTFNKSGGNNNVNIDTHFHTSKILETNKSSQEKRPLDDSLLTNKLNQEPLKLKCSISLNSNNKDLLLPNTTKLLESNEFQKNQSKNSISSNYSSNEGLTLLNSTTGLLESCSSLRKQSRLLTSKDSKRSISNNNTFNSTMESLDSNESQKTQSKDSIISTSSNESLSLTNSTIGFSERRSSSRNKSSLTSIHSTSVISNNDSLTLNTTMESLKNDESQKTQLKRSISPSSDNESLKSTNRRSSSRNKSSLTSKHSTSVISNNDSLTLNTSMKSLESNESQKTQSKRSISPSYNESLKSTNSTTGFSERRSSPRNKSLPLTSKPSTSVISNNDSTTSLNSTTGLSVNGRSAKIQSKHLKSTTLNIEDLSTLNTPTGSLKQNVSKQTSNFLSNVAPIIIDGLTNIDDLTIRNTTAEPFEQNVISIHQSNSSSNISIKTSTNRLIVEDDTNYTNKIHSLSSKQENHLHNNIDQVNPNITDGSVVENRSSKIVLRSSLGINKNKSLLTRSLKSNNNVNKLSTSSTRTSKSVVNFNDESFNNNSDNSLFWTTLPDETTSISNTQNDVSVNTFQTPKSNKLIITENIVNTIKIMSTNKQKSTHPGAFELDDHNDGPLTRSFVTRSCNRSPSILTLVFGGQKISESTSSLTHSLSETIVDQSQIEENIKQKFKSLYKKESWITKRLYKFLIIKLQPNYNIYSVKYAEKFVKYLAMLLKQIYNDKVNLQLYTDMLRYHMARYGIIRNTFDYLGFLSDYIPMAYYKKLVPGWNLETSAVKFDPQKYYIPLMDDEEFLNYIMKHLKEA, from the exons ATGGAGTCCTCAATACCTAACAGTAGTTcga gttcatttaaatgtgttactttaaattatgaaatggaTAGTTCCAATGAAGATATTG ATCAACAAATTCTACGAGAAGCTGGAGAACAAACTATTAGTGCAGAATGGTCGGCTACAGTATCTGCATTAAGTTCATCAGACACAACTTCaagtaatacctatattaatattgagacATTAAAAGAGTGTTGTGCTAATCCTTCTGATACTCTTAAAGATAAAGaagattttatggtttttgaatCTTCTTCTACTGCTATAAATACATCAAAGTTCAATGCCAATGACACAAAATGTCATTCAGAATGTAAAACCAcagcatttcaaaaaaaacacaaaccaATTTCTCAAAATTTTAGTCGTGTGTTTGAGAATGTTTTAAATGACGATAGTCAGATGGAGATAACTCAGAatagtatttgtttaaatcGCTTTCAAAAGCGTAAGAGATTGATACCTCCTAATGATGaagattttattgaaattaataattctaattacaGTGGATTTGATAATGTGGAAATTAGTATGATGAAATCtccaaaattttgtttttccaaaaaaaaaaaggaccATATTGATATAccagattataatttatctgcCACAGAGAGTGTTTCAATTGCTGATGATActtatatatctaaaataaaagaaaatatcacAAATTCGCCTCTTGTTGTAGATGATAGTTCCATCAATATCATGGATGAATCCAAAGCAGAAGTCCTTACACAAAAATTTAGCCGCAAAACTATTAATGTACCTGATACtgcatttgataatattattaatgattcaaGCATGACATCCGATATTGCACTCAATAACAAAAGGACATCCTTGAATGAAATCTCAGTgtcaaatgttaataatactcCATTGTTTAGTAAAACAAGTCtgtcaaatttaaatcatacttATGATGTAtctattaatactaattatactacagttgaaaattcaatttctGGTGATGTTAATATACCTagagtaaaacaaaatattgtttttaaaaaaccatCAAATTCATCTGTTTTTGTAAATGACAACTCCAACAATATGGATGTATCCAACATGGAAGTTTTTGCACACAAGTTCAACAGAAAAACAATTGATATAACTAATTCtgcatttgataatattattaatgactcAAGCATGACATCTGATATTGCACTCAATAACAAAAAGACATCCTTGAATGAGATCTCAATgtcaaatgttaataatactcCAATGTTTAGTAAAACGAgtctgttaaatttaaatcatacttatgatgtacatattaatactGATTCTACTACATTCAAAGATTCAATTTCTGATGATGCTGATATACCTagagtaaaacaaaatattgtttttaaaaaaccatCAAATACATCtattcttttaaatgacaGTTCCAATAGTATTGATGTATCTAACACTGAAGTTTTTACACACAAATTCAACCGAAAAACAATTGATGTAGCTGACTCAgtatttgacaatattattaatgattcaaGTATTATAACAGACAATACACTAAATAACAAAGATACATCCTCAAATGAGACATTAGTGTGTAATGTTCATGATACTCCAGGGTTCAGTAAAATAGACATATCTAATTTAAACCATACCTATGATATACCAACAAATATCAATACttctaaaattgatatttatattactggtaataataacataactaaagaaaaacaaaatgctGAACTTAAAAAATCTTCAAAACCATCTTTTGTTGTTAATAATTGCTCAAATAGTGTCATGGATATATCCAATACAGAAGTTTTTACTCACAAGTTCAGccgaaaaataattgatgtcACTAATTCTgtatttgacaatattattaatgattcaaGCATTATTTCTGATGTTACACTCAATAACAAAAAAGTGTCCTTAATTCAGACGTCAGTGTCAAATGTAAATAACACTCcagtttttaatacaatggacatttctaatttaaatcatacctatgatatacctataattaacaatactaCTCTTTTGGATAATGTTgttgaaaatgataaaagtatGTCTGAAACTCCCATTTCacttaaatacaatacacCCAAAAGCCTTAATCTAttaccattaaaatttaattttagtaataaaattggTCGTCATAGTCTTAGTTATCAAGAAAAATGTACAAGCTTTGATGGAGTAAAAAAACAcaacatttcattaaatactgattttattgaatacacTGGAAATAAAtccaatacttttaataaatcaggtggtaataataatgtgaacaTAGATACACATTTTCATACTTCTAAAATTCTAGAAACCAACAAAAGTTCTCAGGAAAAACGACCACTTGACGAttcattattaactaataaattaaatcaagaaCCACTTAAATTGAAGTgctcaattagtttaaattcaaataataaggatttattattaccaaatactacaaaattattagaaagtaATGAATTTCAGAAAAATCAATCCAAAAATTCAATAAGTTCTAATTATTCAAGTAATGAaggtttaacattattaaattctacCACTGGATTATTGGAAAGTTGTAGTTCATTAAGAAAACAGTCAAGGTTATTGACATCTAAAGATTCAAAACGttctatttcaaataataacactTTTAATTCAACTATGGAATCATTAGACAGTAATGAATCCCAGAAAACTCAATCAAAAGATTCAATAATTTCTACTTCGAGTAATGAAAGTTTATCATTAACAAATTCTACTATTGGATTCTCAGAAAGACGTAGTTCGTCTAGAA ATAAATCATCATTGACATCTATACATTCAACAAGTGTTATTTCAAACAATGACAGTTTGACATTAAATACCACTAtggaatcattaaaaaatgatgaatCTCAGAAAACACAATTAAAGCGTTCAATTAGTCCTTCTTCAGATAATGAAAgtttaaaatcaacaaataGACGTAGTTCGTCTAGAAATAAATCATCATTGACATCTAAACATTCAACAAGTGTTATTTCAAACAATGACAGTTTGACATTAAATACTTCTATGAAATCATTAGAAAGTAATGAATCTCAGAAAACACAATCAAAGCGTTCAATTAGTCCTTCATACAATGAAAgtttaaaatcaacaaattcTACTACTGGATTCTCAGAAAGGCGTAGTTCGCCtagaaataaatcattacCATTGACATCTAAACCTTCAACAAgtgttatttcaaataatgacAGTACAACATCATTAAATTCCACTACAGGATTATCAGTAAATGGTAGATCGGCTAAAATTCaatctaaacatttaaaaagtactactttaaatattgaagattTATCAACTTTGAATACCCCTACTGgatcattaaaacaaaatgtgtcAAAACAAACAAGCAATTTTCTGAGTAATGTTGctccaattattattgatggaTTAACCAATATTGATGATTTAACAATTAGGAATACTACTGCTGAACCTTTtgaacaaaatgtaatatcaatACATCAATCAAATTCTTCatcaaatatttctataaaaacgtCCACTAATAGATTAATAGTAGAAGatgatacaaattatactaataaaatacatagtttatCATCAAAACAAGAAAACcatttgcataataatattgatcaaGTAAATCCAAATATTACAGATGGCTCAGTGGTGGAAAATAGATCATCTAAGATAGTATTAAGATCTTCTttaggtattaataaaaataagtcttTATTAACTAGATCGTTAaagtcaaataataatgtaaataagttATCTACGAGTTCAACTAGAACTTCAAAAAgtgtagttaattttaatgatgaaagttttaataataattctgataattcattattttggaCAACGTTACCTGATGAAACCACAAGCATATCAAATACCCAAAATGATGTAAGTGTGAATACGTTTCAAACacctaaaagtaataaattaattattacagaaaatatagtcaacacaattaaaatcatgtctacaaataaacaaaaatctacTCATCCTGGTGCTTTTGAACTTGATGATCATAATGATGGACCATTAACAAGATCATTTGTAACACGTTCATGTAACCGTAGTCCTTCAATTCTAACTTTAGTTTTCGGTGGACAAAAAATTTCTGAATCAACGTCATCACTCACACATTCTCTCTCTGAAACTATTGTTGATCAATCACAGattgaagaaaatataaaacaaaagttcAAATCACTGTATAAGAAAGAATCATGGATTACAAAACGTCTTTAcaaattcttaattattaaactgcaaccaaattataatatatattcggtGAAGTATGCAGAAAAGTTTGTCAAATACCTAGCAAtgcttttaaaacaaatttataatgataaagtaaatttacaattgtatacAGACATGTTGAGATACCACATGGCAAGATATGGAATCATCAGAAATACATTTGATTACTTAGGGTTTTTGTCTGATTACATACCAATggcttattataaaaaattagttcCTGGGTGGAACCTTGAAACTTCAGCAGTCAAATTTGatccacaaaaatattatattccccTCATGGATGATGAagaattcttaaattatattatgaaacaccTAAAAGAAGCTTAG